The sequence below is a genomic window from Pempheris klunzingeri isolate RE-2024b chromosome 12, fPemKlu1.hap1, whole genome shotgun sequence.
tctgtttttctgtttagtttttaatttcataGGTAGAAACTGAtcctgtgttgtgctgtgtaCGTCACTTCCTCAGTTAAGTTCACCAGTTATTACCAGTTAGCACTAATATTTCCACtatttttttgttgcaattAATCCTTTTTGTCCACTTTTTTTGCACTGTTACACTGTTTTGGTCTAATAACGACTATACAATTCACTGCAACAGATCGTTTTGTCATTATTAGTAATGAAATCAAAAAGAAATTGTGAGACAGCagtaatatttgatttaatattttgcTTTAGCTCAACTGGTGCATAtgttaacaaaaacaacacgTAGATATGGATCTAtgaatggttaaaaaaaaaaaagaaaagagattaTGAAATCCTGAACCTTTCCTGTCTGCAGAAGGGTCACAGACATGGTTACATAATGACCCATTCATGAGGTCAGTTCTTCTGATTTACCCTCTGTCTCACCAGACAAAATGGTTTGGGCTACACCAGCTTCATGAGTCGTCTGGGAGTATCAGTGGCTCCGctcatcctgctgctggaggacgtGTGGACTCTTCTTCCTCAGATCATCATCTGCTCTGTGGCCATCGTTTCCGGCCTGgtgtctctgctgcttccaGAGACACTGAATATGAGCCTGCCAGAGACAATTGATGACATAGAAAAGCCACGGTTGGTAAATGAATGCATTAAAGCAACCTATGAAAATatgagattttaaaatgtctttggcACCTCGTTAGTACCATCTAGTGATAATATTGGGAATGACATGGAGACGCAGCAATAAGTGCTACAATGCATTGCTCATCCTGGATTGGATTTCAGAtcacatacacatttacaaaagATAATTACAAACCACTGTCACCCCACAGTCACCTTATCATTTTCAATGTAATatgttgaaaaaataatttcaagtcaaaataaaatagcTCTATCAgagttttttattttgagaGTTTTAAGGAGACgtcaaaagaaaacattttaatgaagagTATCACTGAATAGCTGATGGAAACAATAACATGAGCAATCAAACACTTAATAATGTTGGCAATAATGTTAAATGTTGGTTTGACATTAAGTCAGAGATGTGTTGATTCAGCTCATTTCTGAAGGCCTTACTTCGAGGTGTCAGACTGCATTATGTTATTAGGCGTTCCTCAGCTCAGACAGAGCGTTATCAATAGAAATATTCAAACCACCGCTTGTTTCATTTCAGAAGAAATGATGCGTCCTCCCAGTCCGCTGAGCCTTCAGGTGTTTTCCTCCAACCGAAGAGCACAACAGACACTCCACAGTGAGGACACGAGCAGAACACGGACTTCATTTATGTGCTCATACACAGAAGTACCATAAACTTACTGCCTTTTGTAAATGTGAATGGTGGATGTGAGCACTCTGTTACGTACAGGACACTTTGTCTTCTCTGCTATCTGTAAATACATTCAGGTCAAAATCTTGAAATAAATGAGTGTTTGTACACTCATACAGTCAAATACTGAAGATCATTTTTGTTATAAGGtacaaactgaataaataacGCTTGTCAGTGGTTCACTTCCAGCTGGGATTTTTTGTTCTGAatgatttgaatatttttgtgttttttcagaaaCTACTGAGTGTAGTGTGAAGGAATAATATGATAAAACATTGgcaaaatgttatattttattatgattatacttttctgtgtggactttgtgtcagtgtttgtcattcattcaaatgtcaTGCACAACAGATGCAAATTCAAGTAATGAAAGTTACTGTGCTGTAAGTTAATTCAGTAACAGAGTTACAGATGTCACGTCCTCAGGACCACAGTATAACTCTGACAAAACAACTTAGCATCAACATGATTAAAGGTTAAAGTGTATGGGTGCATAACTGTCTGAATGCAATGAAATATTTGAGTAAAAAGAGCGaggtaaaagtaaaaagaaaaaacaaaaagatttgtTTGTGCAATTTTACCAATCACAGCTGTTTTTCATTACCTGTGTGGAGGTAATAACTTGTGCATACATCATTTCATTAAAgtttattacaaaataatacaatCTTTCTGGGCTTTGGGGGATCCATTTTTATGAGCCAAAGTTGGAAGAAAAGTCAAGTCTCAGTGTATCAGTATCAGAGTTAACCTCCAGGCTCTTAAGCATCTTTAAAGTTAACAAAACTCAATCATTTGTAGTCTCATAAATAATCATTTGGAGTTTGCTGGCTGCACTGCAGGACCTTATAGATCCAATGAAGTGCAAAAAAAAGATAGAACTTATCTTTTTGGCTAATTGGATGGTTTgcagattaaattaaatttttgatgtttatctttttttttaattgaaaaatacaatataattgTTAAAAAGTTGCTCTTGATCTTAGAGAGACTTTTATGTTGTGTGAAATTGCTAAACTATAGCATTAGTTCAGGCAGAACACTGGCTCATTAATTAAAGTTTATTAAGCAGCTCATTGGCTACAACCTGACCGTTAACATCCAATCGTATTTGTGAAGGTGTGACCTGACATTGCTGATGTGCTCGTGTCAGTTCTGTCTGCTGCCAAAGTTCTCTCCATCAGCCTAACCAACTGTCTCCTTACATGCCAAAATGTATCGTTCatacactgtgtgcacaattattaggcaagtgattattttgaccatatcatcattttatccataaTTTCCAACTCCAAGCTGTATAAACTTGAATGCTTATTGGATTTAATGCATATCAggtgatgtgtatttgtgtaacgaGGGAGGGTGTGGCCTAAGGAGATCAACACCCTATATCAAGGTGTGCATAATTATTAGGCAGATTCTTCTCCTCAGGaaaaatgggccaaaaaagagatttaactgactctgaaaagtcaaatattgtaaaaagtctTTCAGAGGGATGCAGCACTCTTGAAATATCTAAGATATTGGGGCGTGATCACAGAATCATCAAACGTTTTGTTGCAAATAGTCAGCAAGGTCGCAAGAAACGTGTCGAGAAGAAAAGACGCAAATTAACCACCAAAGATTTGAGAAGAATCAAACATGAAGCTACCAGGAACCCATTATCCTCCAGTGCTGCCATATTCCACAACTCCAACCTACCTGGAGTGTCAAGAAGTACAAGGTGTTCAGTTCTCAGAGACATGGCCAAGGTAAGAAAGGCTGAAACCCGACCACCTCTGAACAAGACACATAAGTTGAAACGTCAAGAATGGGCCAAGAAATAtctgaagacagatttttcaaaggttttgtggactgatgagatgagagtgaCTCTTGACGGACCAGATGGATGGGTCCGTGGTTGGATCAGTAAcggacacagagctccactttgACTCAGACGCCagcaaggtggaggtggggtacTGGTATGGGCAGGTATTATTAAAGATGAGCTAGTTGGACCTTTTCGGGTTGAAAATGGACTCAAAATCAACTCTCAGACCTACTGCCAATTTCTAGAAGACACTTTCTTTAAGCAGTGGTACAGGAAAAAGTCTGCATCTTTCAAGaagactttgatttttatgcaaGACAACGCTCCATCACACGCATCAAAGTACTGCACTGCGTGGCTGGCCAGTAAAggccttaaagatgaaaaactaatgacatggcCCCCTTCTTCACCTGACTTAAACCCTATTGAGAACTTTTGGGCCCTTCTTAAGCAGGAAATTTACAGTGAAGGTAAACAGTACACCTCTCTGAACAGTGTctgggaggctgtggttgcGGCTGCACAAAAAGTTGATTCTGACCAGATCAAGAAACTGACTGACTCCGTGAATGGAAGGCTTGTGACTGTTATTGAAAAGAAGGGTGGCTATATTGgtcactgagggttttttttttttaaatttcagaaatgtttatttgtaaattttgagtttgtttattattctcactttaacaggtgaaaataaacaagtgagatgggaaaatctttgtttttcatttagttgcctAATAATTCTGCACACTAATAGTTGCCTAATAATGGTGTACGTATAGATATTCTCTTAAGAAAGCcaaaacttcacttttactacttaaatgttcaggtttgagggtttgttaacattttggattgaccaagagcactgtagttgtacaataacaaaatgtatcctcaaaaatacaacttgcctaataattgtgcacgcaGTGTATAAGTGTTTATTAAGGGGGGGTTAGGTTCTCACAGCACAATCCTTGTTGCTGCTCAGGTTCTTCATGGCTTCCATCTAAGAGCAGAGCCTTTTCTGCCAAATGTTGCTGTTATAGCTAAGTTCCTCAGCGTAAATGTCTCTGATTGGACATTTGTTTTGGCATTCGCTCCAAAAATCCAACAGGAGTATGAACTGTCCCTAACAAGACTAATGAAcgtgtttgatttgattttttgatttgatttgtccTCATCAAAGTCTCGTCTCCACAGTCTCAGCCACAGTATcaacagtgttttctttcctaCTAGGTTTCTGACGACAGGGCAGCGCCTGCAGCACCTCTTTGAGCCCTTTGGTCATGAATATGTAGAGGAAGGGGTCCACCAGAGGGCTGAGGTAGAGAAGCAGCTGAGACACCAGGCCCAGGTAGGTCACCGTCTTCTTAAAGGACAGAGCCTGCAGGAGGACACTGAGGATGAAGGGGACATAGAGGAGGGTGTAATTGGCCCAGATCGCACTAATCCCCCACACCGCCTTCTTCCTCTCaaaggatggagggatagaTCGGGAGCAGAGCAGAACCCTCCAGGAGTCCACAgcaaaaaagaggaggaaggggaaagGAGTGAGCAGACACACTGCAAACCAGAGGTAGCACTGCAGCATAGCGAGGGCCAGGACGGCGAACGGAGCAGCCCACGCCACTAAGGCGACCACAGGAGACCGTCTGATACTGCTGCAGCAGGCCAGACACTGTGGGTAGGCCACCAGGAGATGGCGCTCCTGGGCTATGTACAGCATGAGGGTGACATTGGAGATGACGCCAAAATAGAAGATGAAATTGAAGGCGCTGGGGGAGAGATGGGTCCCACTCTCCATGTTCTGGTCCACATGGGGACGGCCAAAGAAACTGATAACGTCAGAGACCAGGAGGAATATGACATGCATGGGAACTTTGTTCTCACCTGGAAAGTGAAAAGACACGATCAATACTGGTGCTTCTCATGTCCTTGAGTGcttgtgcatttgttttgggTGTCATTTGAAACTAATTGTCGTGGGAACTTACTGAAGCCTTCTTTCTCTGATGTAATTTGCACattgcttttaaaaaacaaaatgtaaaatgtgctgctgctgatactgCGGCGATGACTTCCACTAATGCTATAGTTCAATTGTATGCATTCGCACAGATACTACTAATTAACAGCTACTTTAGTGGTTCTGATACTGGGACTACTACTATAACTCATACTGATACTGCACTGATACTTCGACTTGATACCGTTCCTGGTGCTAATGATAAAGCTTCTGATATCCACACGTCTGTCTGATGTTTAGGGCTAAATAAAGCCATACTTTACTTGACACAACAATGTTTATATGAATCAAATATTTTCCAACCAGACAATGCCACTGAGCTATTTAGCACAGACTGAGCCAAACCCACTGACAGCTCCTCAGCCCACCTTGTGTGATTTTTTGATGTGTGTGGGAGGTGTTGGCATAGTTTGTACACTTTTGAATGACTTGTGTACGCATTAAGTTACAGGACGTGAAGCAGAGTGAGTGCAAACCTTTGGACAGATTCTTGAGGGTGTAAATTGCCAGTCCGATGGTGGGCAGCCCGATGCTGAACGTCACCCAGCTGATCACATTGGCTACCCGGACAGCGGTGGGTGTGGTGGTGTTGCCGGTCAGGTTGCCAGTGACGCTGATGAGGACGGGGACAGTTGttgtcactgtgctgctgtcagccattagaggccacactgaggctatTTATGTGTTCAGCTGTTCAGATTAGCATTGACATCCATCAGTGTGTGTCGCTCAGCTGATGCTGTGGATGCAGTGGGTTGTAATGAAGATCACCTCAGTctaaacaaagggaaaaaaaaacaatcaaaacaagcacaaaacagTTGTTTGTGAGCCTTTTTCAGGATATTTTTTGCTCTGACGGCAGGCAGTCGAAGCCAAATAAAAGAGTGCTTAGTTATCTGTCACCCATGAGCACTGATGTGTGAAGTCAGTACAAACTGGGCATAATGCCTCAGTCCATTTAATCTGGCACCTCTGGAGTGTCCCAGCTCTTTTTCCAAATTAGGCATAATGGTCTTCTTCTTGACATGACATCCACATT
It includes:
- the LOC139211307 gene encoding platelet-activating factor receptor-like, with the translated sequence MADSSTVTTTVPVLISVTGNLTGNTTTPTAVRVANVISWVTFSIGLPTIGLAIYTLKNLSKGENKVPMHVIFLLVSDVISFFGRPHVDQNMESGTHLSPSAFNFIFYFGVISNVTLMLYIAQERHLLVAYPQCLACCSSIRRSPVVALVAWAAPFAVLALAMLQCYLWFAVCLLTPFPFLLFFAVDSWRVLLCSRSIPPSFERKKAVWGISAIWANYTLLYVPFILSVLLQALSFKKTVTYLGLVSQLLLYLSPLVDPFLYIFMTKGLKEVLQALPCRQKPSRKENTVDTVAETVETRL